Below is a genomic region from Erigeron canadensis isolate Cc75 chromosome 7, C_canadensis_v1, whole genome shotgun sequence.
TGATGAGGAAGAGGAACCAACTCCTCCTTGAAGGTGTCCATGGGTCGCCGGAGGCGTGATGACAGGGACCGAATTTGGTGACCGGTGAGGAAATTGGACTCCAGAACGCTGTTACCCAATCGAAAATATAAGTCGTTATTGTCATAACTCATCAAGTAAATTGCCAGACTTTTGAAACACGGGGCTCGTGATGACACCATGAGTACACTTACCCTTAGTTCCTCATAAGCCCGGAAATATTGAGTCGTCGTTTTTCCTCCTCGACTACCAAACGCTTCTTGCCAAGTATCTATAAGCATCAAGATTTTCTCCCTAACTCGCATATGTCCCtgcaaaatttatttttctcaaaTTTCTAGTGTATGCCCTTTATACTTCATGGTCACACTTTTAATAATCTACAAAAAAGAGAAGAtgtaaaccttttttttaacaatcctGATCATCTCATTAAGCATTTTCCTCTCAGCCATTTGAACATGAACAACTTCGCCACAGTTCTTTATGATTGTTTCCAAAAGCTTCAATCCAtcaacaaagtttataaaatggCTCAAATCAGTTGCTAAATGGTCTAACTTATGTGTAACAAAAAGTATCATgtcatatataaaaagatgagaTACCGTTAGAGAGAGTAACTGAATATTTGGAATCTTTTGTTGTAATCTACCTCTTATAGCTTTCATATAGTCTTTTGCAAGCCTGAAATCATAAACAGTGACATTTACCTTTATTAGGGCTATGGTTaacaaacattattttttaacacAAAACATATCTAACATACTTTATTTCTGTACATATATGTTTAAGTGAAAACCAAATTTGTTGCCAAGACCAATAATTCACAAATACTACAAGGGTATGTTCAAATTTCGCATAAAATGACATAAGTCCACCAATCACATTATACACAATGTAAATGTAAAAgggaaaatgataaatgatgATTCGcctaaaaatcatcttaaaGTTGTAAGAAGGTAACATGTGGTATCTACTAATtctatttttctattttgtccattgatttttccacatgtcatcatctcatggttaaaattatttttaggctattaaattagaaagattaatcatttcccatgtAAGGAAAAAAAGGCATTCTATAGCATGGTTTATTTCATCTTTTAATGCAAATCAAGGATCAATATGAAACATTGAAACAAGATGCATACAATTATGTACATTTATAAAAACACCTGCCcaaaattaaagagaaacatCTTTTATAAACCAACATGATTATAATCTAGCGGTATTAAGGCGACCTAATCACGAACAGGTATTCAGTCCATATTAGGAAACATTTTTGTTAAAGACGTGTGATGTTCGTTAATAAGTGTGTGAGTCTTTGTCGTTCTAAAAGAGCATTTTGTTACAAAAcgatataataaatattaaacgTTTTGGTGATACATAAGGATATACATATATTACCAAGGATTAGTATTAATGGCATCACATATTGCAATATTGATTCTCCAATCAGGAGAGTTTAAGAATTCGCTTGTAGCCTTATCAACTCTAGCATAAACATTAAGAACCGAAGGTGGTGGTGAAAATGAGAGCATTGGCATCATCTTGctcaatttgtttttctttcttgtttatAATGTGCAAATTTTATTTGATGGTTGATTGTCGTTTCAACAAAAGTCTTTTAAAATCTTGATTGTTTATATGGAATGTGGGAAATGAAAGGAGAAAAAATGTgcgatttttatgaaattttgatGGAGGTAAAAAAAAGTGAGAAAGGCCTTTTTCATGGCACAAGCCCACAAATGGCAAATGATGAGGAGGGGTGTATATGTCAGACATATATTTGATCCTATTATCATACTAGTTTATTTGAAAAACggttttatacatatttaagttttttaacttgtgtatctttaaaaaaaaagctcataaatatataatcataccaatataaatatttgatCCTATTATCATACTATGTTTACTGTCCATTTCGAGATGTTAACCAGAAAGCAGTTTACATCGTTGCGGTTTTCTACCCAACTAATCTTAACTTGTATGTGACAGGTAATAATGCACACTCGTAAAGTTGCAAAtttaaaatcttcaaaaatataatgatacaAAAACACACTAATCAAGCAAAAGTATGGTTTTTTAAACATCAAGTGTTATCGAGCAGATCTATTCTACATCATTCTTCTCTTCGTTGATTTCGTGGAGGATCACTACAAGTGCAACGATGAAAGCATAGTCAACATTGGGATACACCGTCACAGCAAATGTGTCTTTTCCGAGTGCAATGCTTTGAACGGTGTGTTTCTTGTGCATCTGCATTTCACAATTCATAGCAATGTATTAGTATTATCTATCCAGTGTATTTTAATATGACTTCAAAAGAATCACCATATGAGAGATCAGTTGATCAATATACATGGACCCAACCGgatatgttttatctctaataCGTCAAGTGAGGTAAGCTAAACGACTAAAAGGTGGTCTTGGGTCGAATTTAACTACTATGACCCGTTTTTACCCATTACACGACCCATCTGTTTTGCCACCTCTGGTCACTAAGATATTTCGTCTTGAAACAGAAATACCAGAATGGATATCTATGGGCTAAATTTACTTGCAGGGAAAACATAGCATTTCACGACCTCGGAAACTTAAAGGCAGACAGTTATTTGAAGATGCAGTATAGGGTGGTGTACCTGCGCAACGATGGTTCTGCCATCTCCTGCATAAATGGTGCAAGATCGATCAAACCAGCTGCCTTTGACTTTAAAGTCACAGTTTCCATGTTCATTATTCCCCAAGAACACATCAAGGGAAGTCTTGAATTGGACCAGAGAAGATTGTTTGGCACTGAAGATTATATCTTTTGAATCCGAGCTATCTCCCCTAAACACTACCCATCTATTGTGAAGACTGATCAGCTGTGCATAACATCAgtcaacaaaaaacaaacactaTTTTTGTTAgcaaccattttttttaagggCCGGATCGGGTATCCGGACTGAATACTGTGGACCTACCGATCCCTTCCCTGCCCGTCCCACCCCACCAGTAAAAGCTCAACAATTGGCAACAAAcacaaaactaattaattaaattttgtttgtcataatttgttttatttttcttatcgattttttaattttgtcccctgttgttttttttttcttttttttcccatagatttatatatatatatttttttttattttgacccccctattaatttttttactaGCCACCCCTGATCCTATATTCACacttctaaaaacaaaaaaaaaaatcttagtaATTGACACAAAAGCATAATTGATAGAAGCatataacttaattaattaaaatacacaaaaataatacgagtaataattattattataataatacggagtaaaaAAAAGAAGGTTTCACTTAATTAGATATGATTAAATAAAGAGAAATGAAAAAAGCAAACCTTTTTTTGAAAGGACAAGACGGGAATACCGGAAGCATCAAGCAAAACACGGCGATCACGAAGACTTAAATGTTTGGCTTTGACTTTAAACATGATGTTACCATTAACATCAGTGACTCCAAAATTTCCATCAGAAAGAGACATCAGTTTCCTGACAATTGTCAGATCAACTGGATATGGAGCCAAGAATTTCGGACCCACTATCCCCATCGCCATGGGGTTCGCCATGTGTGATGGTTGTGCGTAGCTGCTGCTTGTATatgccattttttatttttattttttaatgtagtttttgttattatattttgttttgtgtttgtttaGGGACGGTTTTATAGGAATggttttgtatgtatataaaaggAAAGGAAATTAAGAGCAAGTATAGCGTATACGTGTTGGTTTAAGAATATATTCATAGCGCGTATATTGCCGACTTGTAGTTTGTATAGGATAGGATGCTTCCATATTTTgagtaaaataaatattaccCTCCGTTCCATTGAACTTTGAGCGTAATTACTTTTTGGTATggtatataacacttgatataaaatatatgaatgaattcagttgttgatttattttttaatgatataagtttcatcaactattataaaatatatataaagttagtCACGGTCAAATTTAAAGGAAAatgactttgaaagtcaaacaAGGACACTTAGAATGAAACGAAGGAAATATAAGTTATGCTAACGACAATCTAAAGGTtgttttttattgataattgtGATTAGCAAATTCCAGTAAAGATATATGTAAGATGTGATCTAAAATAAAGTTTGACTAATATGTTTCAGTTGActtctattttcttttcttataattGCTTTATCAtctctttttaatatatctacGGCACAACAAAGTTTATCTTTTTCAGGCTGTTTTTATTTTGGAGATTTGCataagtaaattattaagttatTTATACATGATGTGATCAGGTAATTCGTACTTGTTTATAGACAACATACTTAtgtttaaaacacaaaaactaCTGATTTGGAAATTTTGAGGCCGTGCGGTTCATATTGCCAAAATGCCCAAAGACGGATATGTCTTTTTGTACCAAGTTTTGAATTTTACCACAAACTTTTATCCAAAACTatcttttcaattattttttagaaaCAAATTAAATCATTACAAACATTCTATAATAACAATGATACTGAATCCTGGGTTGAGGTATGAGTGATTATTACAAacgttttatttttgtaaattgcAATGCATTTGGAAACAattaatttctttattaataGCTAGATGTGATACTATCTATAAATACCACATTCCTCCTATTCCTCCTAATCACGAGATTGATAACGTTAG
It encodes:
- the LOC122607502 gene encoding protein LURP-one-related 15-like translates to MAYTSSSYAQPSHMANPMAMGIVGPKFLAPYPVDLTIVRKLMSLSDGNFGVTDVNGNIMFKVKAKHLSLRDRRVLLDASGIPVLSFQKKLISLHNRWVVFRGDSSDSKDIIFSAKQSSLVQFKTSLDVFLGNNEHGNCDFKVKGSWFDRSCTIYAGDGRTIVAQMHKKHTVQSIALGKDTFAVTVYPNVDYAFIVALVVILHEINEEKNDVE